The following are encoded together in the Bubalus kerabau isolate K-KA32 ecotype Philippines breed swamp buffalo chromosome 3, PCC_UOA_SB_1v2, whole genome shotgun sequence genome:
- the SSR1 gene encoding translocon-associated protein subunit alpha produces the protein MSSFRRLLLLLLLVFPATLLLRVGPGGSLAVAQDLTEDEETVEDSIIEDEDDEAEVEEDEPTDLAEDKEEDDVSGEPEASPSADTTILFVKGEDFPANNIVKFLVGFTNKGTEDFIVESLDASFRYPQDYQFYIQNFTALPLNTVVPPQRQATFEYSFIPAEPMGGRPFGLVINLNYKDLNGNVFQDAVFNQTVTIIEREDGLDGETIFMYMFLAGLGLLVVVGLHQLLESRKRKRPIQKVEMGTSSQNDVDMSWIPQETLNQINKASPRRLPRKRAQKRSVGSDE, from the exons ATGAGTTCCTTCCGccgcctgctgctgcttctgctgctggtgTTCCCCGCCACCCTCCTGCTCCGAGTCGGCCCAGGAG GCTCATTGGCAGTGGCTCAGGATCTTAcagaagatgaagaaacagtggaagatTCTATAATTGAAGATGAAGACGATGAAGCAGAGGTGGAAGAAGATGAACCGACAGATTTG GCTGAAGATAAAGAGGAAGATGATGTATCAGGTGAACCTGAAGCTTCGCCAAGTGCAGATACAACCATCCTGTTTGTGAAAGGAGAAG ATTTTCCAGCAAATAACATTGTGAAGTTCCTGGTAGGCTTTACAAACAAGGGTACAGAAGATTTTATTGTCGAGTCTCTGGACGCCTCATTCCGTTACCCTCAGGACTACCAGTTTTATATCCAGAATTTCACCGCTCTTCCTCTGAACACGGTTGTGCCGCCCCAGAGACAGGCAACCTTTGAGTACTCCTTCATCCCTGCAGAGCCCATGGGGGGCCGGCCCTTCGGTCTGGTCATCAACCTGAACTACAAGGATCTGAAC GGTAATGTTTTCCAAGATGCTGTCTTCAATCAAACGGTTACAATTATCGAGAGAGAAGATGGGTTAGATGGAGAAAC CATATTTATGTACATGTTCCTGGCTGGTCTCGGGCTGCTGGTTGTCGTTGGCCTTCATCAGCTCCTGGAATCTAGAAAG CGCAAGAGGCCCATTCAGAAGGTCGAGATGGGGACCTCGAGTCAAAACGACGTTGACATGAGCTGGATTCCTCAGGAAACTCTGAACCAGATCA aTAAAGCTTCACCAAGAAGGTTGCCCAGGAAACGGGCACAGAAGAGATCAGTGGGATCTGATGAGTAA